The sequence below is a genomic window from Bacteroidales bacterium MB20-C3-3.
TTAGAGATGTCAAAGAAAAACCAACACCAGGATCCTGAACAATCTGTTGAACAGGCACTGAATACAACAGAGCATTTTATTGAGAAAAACAAAAAAACGCTTTTGTACTCTGCAATAGCAATTATAGCAATTGCAGCTATAGGATTTGCCTATCAGCACCTGTACCGCAAACCGCTTATTAATGAAGCTCTTGCTCAAACTTTTATGGCTGAACAACATTTTCGTTCAGACTCTTTTGCTCTGGCTCTTAACGGAGACGGCAATTCTCTCGGATTTGCCCAAATAATTGATGAATACGGAAGTAAGGCCGGCGAATCAGTTTATATGTATGCAGGCATCTCTGAACTCCAGCTTGGAAACTATGAGAATGCCATCTCATATCTAAAAAAATATGATGGTAATGATCCAATCATGAAAGCAAGATCAATAAGTAATATTGGTGATGCTTATGCAGGACTTGAAAATTACAAAGAGGCTCTCTCCTTCTATTTAAAAGCTGCCGACTTTGCTGATAACACTTTTGCTGCAGGATATCTTCTCAAAGCCGGAATTATGTACGAAGAGCTTGGAGATACTGCCAAGGCTGTTGAGACATACAAAACAATCAAAGATAAATATCCTCAAAGCGTTGAAGGTTACGATATAGACAAATATATTTCAAGACTTACTTTATAAGAGGTTTTGCAGCATCCAAAAATTACAGACTATGGGCAGAGCGTTTGAATTCAGAAAAGAGAGAAAGTTCAAGAGGTGGGGAAACATGGCAAAAATCTTTACTCGTTTAGCTAAAGAGATTACCATGGCTGCTAAATCAGGCGGAACAGATCCCGATAATAATCCCAGACTCAGAGCTCTCATTTCTAATGCAAGAAGTGAGAATATGCCTAAAGACAATATTGAAAGGGCTATTAAGAGATCTGTTGAAAAGGACCACTCTGACTATAAAGAGGTTGTTTACGAGGGATACGGACCTCATGGTATTGCTTTTCTCGTGGAGACAGCTACTGACAACACCACTAGAACGGTTGCCAACATTAGAAGTTATTTCAACAAATTCGGAGGATCACTGGGTACATCAGGAAGTGTTGAATTTATGTTTGAACGCAAATGCGTATTCAAAATTAAGACTAATGAAATTGACCTTGATGAACTGGAACTGGAGTTGATCGATTTTGGTGCAGAAGAGGTATTTGCAGATGAAGATTGCATATTGATTTATGGTGCATTTGAATCCTATGGATCTATTCAGAAATTCATTGAAGAGAAGGGATACGAGATGGTCTCAGGCTCTTTTGAGAGAATACCTACCGTAGAGTTAAAGAGTTTGCCCGACGATCAGAGAGCAGAGCTTGAAAAACTTATAGAACGATTTGAAAATGACGATGATGTACAAAATGTATATCATACTCTGGCAAACTAATATTAAAGTTTTTAATGAGTTAAAAAAGTAGTCAAAATTGGCTGCTTTTTTTTTGTTAAAACTCTTATTAATGCATACCTTTGCCTGATATTTACTTACAAATTTCAATCATCTAATTATAATTCGTTATGAAACTGTCGCATATTGAGCACATCGGTATTGCTGTAAAGTCATTAGAATCAGCCATTCCCTTTTACGAAGAGATGCTCGGTCTTAAATGCTATGCTGTTGAAGAGGTAGCAGATCAAAGAGTAAAAACTGCATTTTTTAAAATTGGCCAGACCAAGATTGAATTACTGGAGAGCACAGATCCGGAGGGGCCTATAGGTAAATTCATAGAGAAAAAAGGAGAGGGAATTCATCACATTGCTTTCGCAACTGAAGATGGAGTACAAAAGTCTCTTGAAGAGCTTGCTGAGAAAGGTGTTCAGCTAATTGACAAAACTCCTCGCAAAGGAGCTGAGGGGCTCAATATTGCTTTCCTTCATCCAAAATCTACAATAGGCGTACTCACTGAACTGTGTGAAGATCCTAAAAAAGCTAACTGCTAATAATAAATATCAAACATATAATACAAATGAGCCAGCAACTTGAACAGGTTAAGGCGCTTATTCAGCTTCGTGAAAAAGCGCGTCTGGGTGGAGGTCAAAAAAGAATTGACTCTCAGCATCAGAAGGGTAAATTCACTGCCAGAGAGAGAATCTCAATGCTATTAGACGAAGGAAGTTTTGAGGAGTTTGACATGTTTGTCACACACCGCTGCACAAACTTTGGTATGGAAAAGGAGAGATTCCTAGGAGATGGTGTTGTAACAGGATATGGTACAATTGAAGGCAGATTGGTCTATGTATTTGCCCAGGATTTTACTGTATTTGGAGGGTCACTATCAGAGAGCTTTGCAATGAAAATTTGCAAGATTATGGATCAGGCCATGAAAATGGGTGCTCCTGTAATTGGTGTAAACGACTCAGGAGGAGCCAGAATTCAGGAGGGTGTTAACGCACTTGCCGGATATGCAGAGATTTTCCAGAGAAATATTCTTGCTTCAGGTGTAATCCCTCAGATATCTGCAATTTTTGGTCCATGCGCGGGTGGTGCTGTTTACTCCCCTGCCCTTACGGATTTTAACATCATGACCAGAGGAACGAGTTATATGTTCCTGACAGGTCCTAAGGTTGTTAAGACTGTGACCGGCGAAGATGTAACTCAGGAACAGCTTGGTGGTGCGTCAGTTCACGCTACAAAGAGTGGTGTTGCTCACTTTGCAGTTGATACAGAGGAGGATGGCATCAGAATTATTCGTGAACTTATCAGCTTCCTCCCTCAGAACAATCTTGAGGAGGCACCTATTGTTCACACTAATGACCCAATCGACAGATTAGAGGACTCCCTTAACGAAATTATTCCTGACAGCCCTAACAAACCATACGATATGTATGAGGTAATCGGTGCTATTGTTGATGATGGAAAATTCCTTGAGGTTCACAGAGACTACGCTACAAATATTATAGTTGGCTTTGCAAGATTCAACGGAACATCTGTTGGTATAGTTGCAAATCAGCCTAAGGTTCTTGCAGGAGTTCTGGACAACAATGCATCCAGAAAAGCAGCAAGATTTGTTCGTTTCTGCGACGCTTTCAATATTCCTCTTGTAACACTTGTTGATGTACCTGGATTCTTGCCCGGAACACAGCAGGAGTATGGCGGAATTATTCTTCACGGAGCAAAACTGCTTTTTGCATACGGAGAGGCAACAGTTCCAAAAGTCACTGTTACTCTTCGCAAATCATATGGTGGAGCTTACTGCGTTATGTCCAGCAAGCACCTTCGCGGAGACATCAACTATGCATGGCCTACAGCTGAAATTGCTGTAATGGGACCTTCAGGAGCAATTGAGGTTCTCTACGGAAAAGAGGTGGCAGCTGCTGAAGATCCAGCAGCACTGTCAGCAGAGAAGGAGAAAGAGTACAGGGATGCTTTTGCAAACCCATACAATGCAGCTCGCTTTGGATATATTGACGATGTTATCGAGCCTAGAAACACCCGTTTCAGGATCATCAGATCACTCCAGCAGCTGGCTACAAAGAAGGTTACAAATCCGCCGAAGAAGCACGATAACCTTCCTCTATAAAAATCATAATCCGGAACAATATGAAAAGATTATTAAAGATATTTCTGTTGTCTGGGCTTATGTTAGCCGGCATCCAGCTGAATGGACAGAGCCAGGCCGATATGTGCATTAATGAATACCTTGTATACAATACAGATGACTTTGTTGATGACTTCGGACACAAGAGCGGATGGATTGAACTTTTCAACTCATCTTACGGCACTGTAAACATTGGCGGATGCTATCTGACTAATGACCCGAACAACCTTACAAAATATGTAATCCCAAAGGGTGATGTACTAACTAAAATTAAGCCCAGACAGCACATACTATTTTGGGCAGATAACCAGCCATACAGAGGAACATTTCATATAAATTTCACTCTTGAAGATTCAGACGAAGTTTTATTAGTCGCTTCTGATGGCAGAACCATAATTGACAGAATCAAAATCGTTAGGGATCTTGATACAAATGTTACTTACGGAAGAATAGAGGATGGAATCGGATCAAGAGATGGTAGCGATGGCTGGCAGGTTATGGCCAGAACCTCCCCCAGTACAAATAACTCAGGAGTTGACAAAGAATCTGCATCTGCAGTTTTCAAAAGAATTGACCCCTATGGAGTAATTATGTCACTTACCGCAATGTCTGTAGTATTCCTCGCACTTATTCTTCTTTATGTTGTATTTAAGCAAATTGGCAAATACAATGTAAAAAAGAATATGGAGAGAGCAGAGAAGACTCACGGAAAGAAAGCTGCACGGGCAGAAGAGGAGACATCTGCAGAGATATATGCGGCAATTGCGGCAGCAATGCATATGTATGCTATGGATGACGAATCTCACGACATAGAAAATACAATTCTAACCATTGCACGAGTTACTAAAAATTACTCACCATGGAGCTCAAAGATTTACACACTTCGTGAGAAACCTTGTAAAAAATAACCACATTAAGTCAATACAATTATGAAAGAATATAAACTAAAGATTAATGGTAACGACTATGCCGTAACTGTAAACGACATAGACGATACAATCGCAGAAGTAGAGGTGAACGGAATTCCATTCAAGGTTGAAATTGAGCGTCCTGCGAAGAAACAGGTAGTTGCAAAACCAAACAAACCAGCACCGGCTCCGTCAAATGTTGCCAAACCTACAGCATCAGGTTCTGAAACTGCTGTTACATCACCACTTCCGGGTGTTATTCTGGAGGTTGTCGTGAAAGAGGGAGATGTGGTTAAGAGAGGTCAAAAACTGATGGTACTTGAGGCTATGAAGATGGAGAATGTTATTGAGGCAAGTGCTGACGGAAAAATTATTTCAATCAAAGCAAACAAGGGCGACTCTGTACTGGAGGGTGCACCACTAATAATCATTGGATAAAATGGAAAATCAAGGATTATTTTCTCAATTAGGAGATAACCTGACACAATTCCTGCAATATACAGGTTTTGCCAATGCAACATGGGGTCACATCCTCATGATTGCAATAGGCCTTGTGTTTATTTATCTCGCTATAAAGAAGGATTGGGAGCCACTGCTCCTGGTGCCTATAGGGTTTGGTATTATTATAGGTAATATCCCTCTCTTTCCCGGGCTAAGTGTGGGTGTGTATGAAGAGGGATCTGTACTGAACATACTTTATCAGGGGGTTCAGCAGGGCTGGTACCCGCCTCTGATTTTTCTCGGAATTGGAGCAATGACAGATTTTTCTGCATTAATTTCAAATCCTAAATTACTCTTGATTGGTGCTGCTGCACAGTTTGGTATTTTTGGAGCTTATGCAATAGCTCTTTTAATGGGCTTTTCTGCTGCTGAGGCTGGTGCAATTGGTATAATCGGCGGTGCCGATGGTCCTACAGCAATCTTCCTGTCTTCCAGACTGGCTCCGGATTTGATGGGGGCAATAGCTGTATCTGCTTACTCCTATATGGCACTTGTACCTGTAATTCAACCACCGGTAATGAGACTGCTTACATCTAACAAAGAGAGACTTATAAGAATGAAACCTCCAAGAGCCGTCTCTCAGACCGAGAAAAAACTCTTCCCTATCATCGGTTTCCTTATGACGGCCTTTATTGTTCCCTCAGGTCTTCCTCTGCTTGGTATGCTATTCTTTGGAAACCTTCTTAAAGAGAGCGGAGTTACCAGAAGATTGGCAGAGACTGCCCGCGGACCGCTAATTGATGTAATCACCATATTGATTGGTGTTACAGTAGGTTGTTCAACTCAGGCAGACAAGTTTTTGCAATGGAAATCTGTCTACATATTTGGACTTGGAGCTTTATCATTCGTAATTGCCACAGCAGCAGGTGTAATGTTTGTTAAACTCTTCAATGTATTCCTTAAAGATGGAAACAAAATTAATCCACTTATTGGAAACGCAGGGGTTTCTGCAGTTCCGGACTCAGCAAGGGTATCAAATAATGTAGGTCTTGAATATGATAAAACAAACTATCTTCTTATGCACGCTATGGGGCCAAATGTTGCCGGCGTAATTGGAAGCGCGGTTGCCGCAGGTATACTTTTAGGATTTTTATCATAAATTATAGCATTTTTTTTAGAGAGCACCTGGTTCAGGTGCTCTTTTTTTTTGTAAATTTGTGAATTCACATTAATTTACATGGTATGCAAAACAAGTTGCAAGAGCTAACAGACAAATTGTACAACGAAGGTCTGTCAAAGGGTAAACAGGAGGCCGAGGAGATGGTGGCCAAGGCAAAAAAAGATGCCGCCGCAATTCTTGCAGATGCAAGAGCAGAGTCTGACAAAATAGTATCCGCAGCACAAAAAGATGCTCTGGATATTAAGCAGAAGATGGAGACCGAAATTAAAATGGCCTTCAGGCAGACAATAACCACCCTTAAAAATCAAATTGAGAATACCCTTATCTCTAACTCAATCAACAAACCTGTGACAGCAGTTTCAGACAATACCTCTTTTCTGAAGGAGTTAATTATGTCTGCAATATCGGCCTTTAATCCAAAAGGCAGCGATATGGTCTCTCTGTCACTTCTTCTTCCGGAAAATAAAAGGGCAGAGTTGGAGTCTTTCTTTAAAAGCGAAGCAACAAAACATATACAAGAAAGTGTCGAGATTAAGTTTGATAATAAAATCCAAAACGGATTCAAGATAGGACCTGCAAAAGAGGGCTATCATATAAGCTTTACCGATAAGGATCTTCAGCATCTTTTCAGTGAGTTTCTTAAACCAAAAACTCGTGAGTTTTTATTTAATGAATAGTTATGAATAACTATCCTTATCTTATAGCGGGACTCCCTGAAATTTTTCCTGATTTTGAAAAAAGCAGCCATAATATTGATCTACTTTTTGATCATATAAAAGAGAATATCAATCCAAAAGAAAAGAAGTATCTTGATTGGCTCTTGTTTGGATTAAAAGGTGAAAATCTCACTTCTCATTTCTACAGAGAGGTTTTTAAAACCCGCAACCGGTTTCTGAATGAATTTTTCAGATTCGACCTGGATATGCGTAACATCCAGACAGCCTATGTTTCTAAGCAAATGGGCTTAGATGTATCTGAATATCTTATTGGAGAGAACAACCTTGTTAACTCAATAAAAAGCAGCAGAGCCTCAGATTTTGGAGCATCAGATTTTTTTGGAGAATCTGCAAAACTTATTTCTCTCCTTTCAAGTTCCAATATTCTTGAAAAGGAACAGGGACTTGACCTTATGAGGTGGAATAAAGCCAGTCAAATAACAACATTCAACTATTTTGACATAGACTGGATTCTCTCATTTGCCACACGCCTTACACTAGCCAAAAGATGGGATGCACTTGACAAAAAGTTAGGTGCCGAACTTTTCAGAAAGCTTGTGAATGAGGTAAAGGAAACATATAAAAATGAGGATAAGGAATAAAAAGAGAAAAATAATATATTACAAGATATGAAAACCAGAGGAACAGTAAAAGGGATCATCTCAAACCTTGTAACCATTGAGGTTGATGGTCCCGTTTCCCAGAATGAGATCTGCTTTATTGACCTGGCGGGAACAAAGCTTATGTCAGAGGTGATAAAAGTAAATGGCAAAAATGCTTTTGTTCAGGTGTACGAAAGTACCCGCGGGATGAAGGTTGGTGATACTGCAGAATTTAATGGC
It includes:
- the mce gene encoding methylmalonyl-CoA epimerase, coding for MKLSHIEHIGIAVKSLESAIPFYEEMLGLKCYAVEEVADQRVKTAFFKIGQTKIELLESTDPEGPIGKFIEKKGEGIHHIAFATEDGVQKSLEELAEKGVQLIDKTPRKGAEGLNIAFLHPKSTIGVLTELCEDPKKANC
- a CDS encoding tetratricopeptide repeat protein yields the protein MSKKNQHQDPEQSVEQALNTTEHFIEKNKKTLLYSAIAIIAIAAIGFAYQHLYRKPLINEALAQTFMAEQHFRSDSFALALNGDGNSLGFAQIIDEYGSKAGESVYMYAGISELQLGNYENAISYLKKYDGNDPIMKARSISNIGDAYAGLENYKEALSFYLKAADFADNTFAAGYLLKAGIMYEELGDTAKAVETYKTIKDKYPQSVEGYDIDKYISRLTL
- a CDS encoding biotin/lipoyl-containing protein gives rise to the protein MKEYKLKINGNDYAVTVNDIDDTIAEVEVNGIPFKVEIERPAKKQVVAKPNKPAPAPSNVAKPTASGSETAVTSPLPGVILEVVVKEGDVVKRGQKLMVLEAMKMENVIEASADGKIISIKANKGDSVLEGAPLIIIG
- a CDS encoding OadG family transporter subunit, producing MKRLLKIFLLSGLMLAGIQLNGQSQADMCINEYLVYNTDDFVDDFGHKSGWIELFNSSYGTVNIGGCYLTNDPNNLTKYVIPKGDVLTKIKPRQHILFWADNQPYRGTFHINFTLEDSDEVLLVASDGRTIIDRIKIVRDLDTNVTYGRIEDGIGSRDGSDGWQVMARTSPSTNNSGVDKESASAVFKRIDPYGVIMSLTAMSVVFLALILLYVVFKQIGKYNVKKNMERAEKTHGKKAARAEEETSAEIYAAIAAAMHMYAMDDESHDIENTILTIARVTKNYSPWSSKIYTLREKPCKK
- a CDS encoding acyl-CoA carboxylase subunit beta, producing the protein MSQQLEQVKALIQLREKARLGGGQKRIDSQHQKGKFTARERISMLLDEGSFEEFDMFVTHRCTNFGMEKERFLGDGVVTGYGTIEGRLVYVFAQDFTVFGGSLSESFAMKICKIMDQAMKMGAPVIGVNDSGGARIQEGVNALAGYAEIFQRNILASGVIPQISAIFGPCAGGAVYSPALTDFNIMTRGTSYMFLTGPKVVKTVTGEDVTQEQLGGASVHATKSGVAHFAVDTEEDGIRIIRELISFLPQNNLEEAPIVHTNDPIDRLEDSLNEIIPDSPNKPYDMYEVIGAIVDDGKFLEVHRDYATNIIVGFARFNGTSVGIVANQPKVLAGVLDNNASRKAARFVRFCDAFNIPLVTLVDVPGFLPGTQQEYGGIILHGAKLLFAYGEATVPKVTVTLRKSYGGAYCVMSSKHLRGDINYAWPTAEIAVMGPSGAIEVLYGKEVAAAEDPAALSAEKEKEYRDAFANPYNAARFGYIDDVIEPRNTRFRIIRSLQQLATKKVTNPPKKHDNLPL
- a CDS encoding DUF2764 family protein, which codes for MNNYPYLIAGLPEIFPDFEKSSHNIDLLFDHIKENINPKEKKYLDWLLFGLKGENLTSHFYREVFKTRNRFLNEFFRFDLDMRNIQTAYVSKQMGLDVSEYLIGENNLVNSIKSSRASDFGASDFFGESAKLISLLSSSNILEKEQGLDLMRWNKASQITTFNYFDIDWILSFATRLTLAKRWDALDKKLGAELFRKLVNEVKETYKNEDKE
- a CDS encoding YebC/PmpR family DNA-binding transcriptional regulator — protein: MGRAFEFRKERKFKRWGNMAKIFTRLAKEITMAAKSGGTDPDNNPRLRALISNARSENMPKDNIERAIKRSVEKDHSDYKEVVYEGYGPHGIAFLVETATDNTTRTVANIRSYFNKFGGSLGTSGSVEFMFERKCVFKIKTNEIDLDELELELIDFGAEEVFADEDCILIYGAFESYGSIQKFIEEKGYEMVSGSFERIPTVELKSLPDDQRAELEKLIERFENDDDVQNVYHTLAN
- a CDS encoding sodium ion-translocating decarboxylase subunit beta is translated as MENQGLFSQLGDNLTQFLQYTGFANATWGHILMIAIGLVFIYLAIKKDWEPLLLVPIGFGIIIGNIPLFPGLSVGVYEEGSVLNILYQGVQQGWYPPLIFLGIGAMTDFSALISNPKLLLIGAAAQFGIFGAYAIALLMGFSAAEAGAIGIIGGADGPTAIFLSSRLAPDLMGAIAVSAYSYMALVPVIQPPVMRLLTSNKERLIRMKPPRAVSQTEKKLFPIIGFLMTAFIVPSGLPLLGMLFFGNLLKESGVTRRLAETARGPLIDVITILIGVTVGCSTQADKFLQWKSVYIFGLGALSFVIATAAGVMFVKLFNVFLKDGNKINPLIGNAGVSAVPDSARVSNNVGLEYDKTNYLLMHAMGPNVAGVIGSAVAAGILLGFLS